A single genomic interval of Leptospira montravelensis harbors:
- the gcvP gene encoding aminomethyl-transferring glycine dehydrogenase has translation MSSQKPTSPLQSPYEETLEPSDTFLRRHVGVTEETVSSMLSTIGYKALDDLINDAVPENIRLKKELNLPNPIGEYALQRELKKIVSKNKIYRSYLGLGYYSCITPAVIQRNILENPGWYTAYTPYQAEIAQGRMEALINFQTMITDLTGMEIANASLLDEGTAAAEAMNMLFSLKEDSQGKSFFVSQSVHPQTLDVIRTRAIPLGINIVVGSFKKMVPSNDFFGAIVQYPSTDGTIFDFSEFIESLHKVGAKTVVAADLLALTILKAPGEMNADVVVGTTQRFGLPLGFGGPHAGYFATKEEYKRNMPGRLIGVSKDSQGKPGYRLSLQTREQHIRRDKATSNICTAQVLLAVLSSMYAVYHGPKGLKQIASRVHRMTTILATGLEKLGYKIISNPYFDTIRVELSKISSAEIIHYAEEREINIRQVSGHVISISLDETTNLKDIKDLLEIFNENKSLHFQLEDLTSKEEWKIPELLERKSSYLTHPVFNSFHTETEMLRYIRRLESKDLSLTTSMIALGSCTMKLNASTEMYPVTWPELSNIHPFVPENQTEGYRTLFSQLEKWLCEITGFAEVSLQPNAGSQGEYAGLLAIRNFHQSRNDMHRDICLIPISAHGTNPASAVMAGFKVVPVNCDSNGNIDVDDLKKKATEYKNSLGALMVTYPSTHGVFEASIKEICQTIHDNGGQVYMDGANMNAQVGLTRPADIGADVCHLNLHKTFCIPHGGGGPGVGPIGVAEHLAPFLPGHSLVENGSNNSQWAVSAAPWGSASIIVISWAYIAMLGFEGLQFATKIAILNANYIAKKLESSFPVLYRGNKGLVAHECILDMRGFKKTSAVEVEDIAKRLIDYGFHSPTMSFPVPGTLMVEPTESESKEELDRFIDSMLAIAGEIKDIESGVLSKEDNPLKNSPHTADMVISDSWNHSYPRERAAYPLPWLRTRKFWPSVGRVDNVYGDRNLVCSCIPMEDYAV, from the coding sequence GTGAGTTCCCAAAAGCCTACATCACCTCTCCAATCCCCTTACGAAGAAACATTAGAACCAAGTGATACCTTCCTCCGTCGCCATGTCGGTGTGACAGAAGAAACGGTTTCTTCGATGCTTAGTACCATTGGTTATAAGGCTTTGGATGATTTAATCAACGATGCGGTTCCGGAAAACATTCGGTTAAAAAAGGAACTCAACTTACCAAATCCGATTGGAGAATACGCTCTCCAAAGAGAACTAAAGAAAATTGTTTCTAAAAACAAAATCTACAGATCTTATTTAGGACTTGGATATTACTCTTGTATCACACCAGCGGTAATCCAAAGAAATATTTTGGAAAACCCAGGTTGGTATACGGCCTACACTCCGTACCAAGCAGAAATTGCACAAGGTCGTATGGAAGCACTCATCAACTTCCAAACCATGATCACTGATTTAACAGGAATGGAAATTGCCAACGCCTCTCTTCTGGATGAAGGAACCGCAGCGGCAGAAGCCATGAACATGCTTTTCTCTTTAAAAGAGGATTCACAAGGAAAATCATTCTTTGTATCGCAATCAGTTCATCCACAAACATTAGATGTGATCCGCACTCGCGCGATTCCTCTTGGAATCAATATTGTTGTGGGATCTTTCAAAAAGATGGTTCCTTCCAATGATTTTTTTGGAGCGATTGTACAATATCCATCCACTGATGGAACCATATTTGACTTTAGTGAATTTATCGAAAGCCTACACAAAGTAGGAGCCAAAACCGTTGTGGCTGCGGATCTTTTAGCACTTACGATTTTAAAAGCACCAGGTGAGATGAATGCCGACGTAGTTGTCGGAACCACGCAAAGATTTGGATTGCCACTTGGATTTGGTGGACCACATGCCGGATACTTTGCTACCAAAGAAGAATACAAAAGAAACATGCCAGGTCGCCTCATTGGTGTATCAAAAGACTCTCAAGGAAAACCTGGTTACCGCCTAAGCCTCCAAACACGAGAACAACACATTCGTCGCGACAAAGCAACATCTAACATTTGTACAGCGCAAGTATTACTTGCGGTTTTATCTTCCATGTATGCAGTGTATCATGGACCAAAAGGTTTAAAACAAATTGCATCACGAGTCCACCGGATGACAACAATCCTTGCCACTGGTCTTGAAAAACTCGGATACAAAATCATTTCTAATCCTTATTTTGATACCATTCGTGTGGAACTCTCTAAAATATCTTCAGCAGAAATCATTCATTATGCAGAAGAAAGAGAAATCAATATCAGACAAGTTTCTGGTCATGTGATCAGTATTTCCCTAGATGAAACTACGAATCTAAAAGACATCAAAGATCTTCTAGAAATTTTTAATGAAAACAAATCACTTCATTTCCAACTAGAAGACTTAACTTCAAAAGAAGAATGGAAAATTCCGGAACTTTTGGAACGGAAATCATCTTATCTAACTCATCCTGTCTTCAATAGTTTCCATACAGAAACAGAAATGTTACGATACATTCGTCGATTAGAATCAAAAGATTTATCTCTGACTACATCCATGATTGCCCTTGGGTCTTGCACGATGAAACTCAATGCATCGACTGAGATGTATCCTGTGACTTGGCCTGAACTTTCCAATATCCATCCTTTTGTTCCTGAAAATCAAACCGAAGGATATAGAACTCTTTTTAGCCAATTAGAAAAATGGCTTTGTGAAATCACTGGTTTTGCGGAGGTTTCACTACAACCTAACGCTGGTTCGCAAGGAGAATATGCAGGTTTACTTGCCATTCGTAACTTCCACCAAAGTCGTAACGATATGCATAGAGACATTTGTCTCATTCCTATCTCGGCACATGGAACCAATCCCGCATCCGCAGTGATGGCAGGATTCAAAGTGGTTCCAGTGAATTGTGATTCCAATGGAAACATCGATGTAGATGACCTAAAGAAAAAAGCAACCGAATACAAAAACAGTTTAGGTGCCCTCATGGTCACTTATCCTTCCACACATGGTGTGTTTGAAGCCTCCATCAAAGAGATTTGCCAAACCATCCATGACAACGGTGGGCAGGTGTATATGGATGGAGCCAATATGAATGCCCAAGTGGGTCTCACTAGACCTGCTGATATTGGTGCTGATGTTTGTCATTTAAACCTTCATAAAACTTTTTGTATTCCTCACGGTGGTGGTGGACCTGGTGTTGGGCCTATTGGTGTTGCGGAACACTTGGCACCATTTCTACCAGGACATAGTCTTGTGGAAAATGGATCGAATAACAGCCAGTGGGCGGTATCTGCTGCTCCTTGGGGATCTGCATCCATCATCGTAATCTCTTGGGCATACATTGCCATGCTTGGATTTGAAGGATTACAATTTGCTACAAAGATTGCCATTCTCAATGCAAACTATATTGCTAAAAAATTAGAGTCTTCTTTCCCAGTTTTATATCGTGGAAACAAAGGCCTTGTAGCTCACGAATGTATTTTGGATATGCGCGGATTCAAAAAAACAAGCGCTGTCGAAGTAGAAGATATCGCCAAACGATTGATCGACTACGGATTCCATTCGCCTACCATGTCCTTCCCTGTCCCTGGAACTCTTATGGTAGAACCTACAGAATCAGAATCAAAAGAAGAACTCGACAGGTTCATTGATTCTATGTTAGCCATTGCTGGAGAAATCAAAGACATTGAGTCGGGAGTTCTTTCTAAAGAAGACAACCCTCTTAAAAATTCTCCTCATACGGCAGATATGGTCATTAGTGATTCTTGGAACCATTCCTATCCAAGAGAACGAGCCGCTTACCCATTGCCTTGGTTAAGGACACGTAAATTTTGGCCAAGTGTCGGTCGTGTGGACAATGTGTACGGAGATCGTAACTTAGTTTGTTCTTGTATTCCTATGGAAGACTACGCCGTTTAG
- a CDS encoding c-type cytochrome, whose amino-acid sequence MNKTYEVKPVPIPKFSKLIDLAEGKRLYQSRGCGDCHEVDGRGKTFIQDPAIGILSGSNLTAGKGGVLTDRSDEELAIAIRHGVGKNGKPLIFMPSTDFQGMTNEDVGKLISYLRSTPSIDKSQGEVKPGPLGRFLFLMGEIPVFVSAEIINHETIHLTNITPSVSIEYGKYVASTCSGCHGFSLKGGPIQGAPPEWPPAQDISKNGLTKYTEANFVQTIRTGKRPDGSEMKFPMPWKSLGQLTDTELKALWLYLQTIE is encoded by the coding sequence ATGAACAAAACATACGAAGTGAAACCTGTTCCTATCCCTAAATTTTCCAAACTAATTGACCTCGCAGAAGGAAAACGTCTCTACCAATCCAGAGGTTGTGGAGATTGCCATGAAGTTGATGGGCGTGGAAAAACCTTTATACAAGATCCTGCCATCGGAATTCTCTCTGGCTCTAACCTAACAGCCGGTAAAGGTGGAGTTTTAACTGACAGATCTGATGAAGAACTGGCCATCGCCATCCGGCATGGTGTCGGAAAAAATGGTAAACCTTTAATATTTATGCCATCCACCGATTTCCAAGGAATGACCAACGAAGATGTTGGTAAATTGATCTCCTATCTCAGATCCACTCCTTCAATTGATAAATCACAAGGTGAAGTCAAACCAGGACCACTGGGTAGGTTTCTTTTTTTAATGGGAGAAATTCCGGTTTTTGTATCGGCCGAAATCATCAATCATGAAACCATTCATTTAACAAATATTACACCTTCCGTCTCCATAGAATATGGAAAATATGTTGCATCCACATGCTCTGGTTGTCATGGATTTAGTTTAAAAGGAGGGCCTATTCAAGGTGCACCACCGGAATGGCCGCCAGCGCAAGATATCAGCAAAAATGGATTAACGAAATATACAGAGGCAAACTTTGTCCAAACCATCAGAACAGGAAAACGTCCCGACGGTTCAGAAATGAAATTTCCAATGCCTTGGAAAAGTTTAGGTCAACTCACGGACACTGAACTCAAAGCACTCTGGTTGTATTTACAAACGATTGAGTAG
- a CDS encoding suppressor of fused domain protein has protein sequence MNPSTPKVLYQEANPYGSFTAFLEDDGRTIYLYLQSHNNPEWPMKTLWVRNLIDAPDARVEEDFDAGLAPVLTKSEITEPTAQSSLTEDQIHFIWSEEGDAVALFVDEELQAYLPSWSGIKGIHGYAKFAKEEAPTASPLGDPENGVIAERVRTNRKFWESVAEKDHWKKAQKLRLDFLESKLGNHEKYWSADGGKYPSLGIASFLPKEFPGIKIFSTIGMSVQNQPSIELYHKDYENFSRIELVFAIQLLKDTEDKSETWIQHVLGEMVKFPWNTGIWFGHSHTIQNPRKDPDQLYLDFNWFVLRNVTDEIEQGSKESLPNLHGLITENGKRANFLVLTPIATEERICFMREGSAKFWETWKKEGYSFFHDSERRMLEF, from the coding sequence ATGAATCCAAGCACCCCTAAAGTTTTATACCAAGAAGCAAATCCTTACGGTTCTTTTACTGCCTTTTTAGAAGATGATGGAAGAACCATTTATTTATACTTACAATCACATAACAACCCTGAGTGGCCGATGAAAACACTTTGGGTGCGTAACTTAATTGATGCCCCCGACGCACGTGTGGAGGAAGATTTTGATGCCGGTCTTGCCCCAGTACTCACAAAATCTGAAATTACCGAGCCAACTGCACAAAGTTCACTCACAGAAGATCAAATTCATTTTATTTGGTCAGAAGAAGGTGATGCCGTGGCCTTGTTTGTGGATGAAGAACTACAAGCATATCTTCCTTCTTGGTCAGGGATCAAAGGGATTCATGGTTACGCAAAATTTGCAAAAGAAGAAGCTCCTACTGCCTCTCCACTTGGTGATCCAGAAAACGGTGTGATTGCCGAACGGGTGAGGACCAATCGTAAATTTTGGGAATCTGTTGCGGAAAAAGATCATTGGAAGAAAGCACAAAAACTAAGATTGGATTTTTTAGAATCTAAACTTGGCAACCATGAAAAGTATTGGTCTGCTGATGGAGGAAAGTATCCTTCTTTAGGAATTGCTTCCTTTTTACCAAAAGAATTTCCAGGGATCAAAATCTTTTCTACCATTGGGATGAGTGTTCAAAACCAACCATCCATTGAACTCTATCATAAAGATTATGAAAACTTTTCAAGGATCGAACTTGTATTTGCCATCCAACTTCTAAAAGATACAGAAGATAAATCAGAAACATGGATCCAACATGTTCTTGGTGAAATGGTAAAGTTCCCTTGGAACACAGGAATTTGGTTTGGACATTCACATACCATTCAAAATCCAAGAAAAGATCCCGATCAACTCTATCTAGACTTCAACTGGTTCGTTCTACGTAACGTCACAGACGAAATAGAGCAAGGTTCGAAGGAATCATTACCAAACCTTCACGGACTCATCACAGAGAATGGGAAACGCGCTAATTTTCTTGTATTAACTCCCATCGCTACTGAAGAAAGAATTTGTTTTATGCGAGAAGGTTCTGCAAAATTTTGGGAAACATGGAAGAAAGAAGGATATAGTTTCTTTCACGACAGCGAACGAAGGATGTTAGAATTCTAA
- the gcvH gene encoding glycine cleavage system protein GcvH, whose translation MADTQAKDGYYYTEKHEWVKVEGEVALIGITDFAQNALGDIVFIDLPKPGKQIKAKDSLGTIESVKAAEDLYSPISGEVLETNASLGSNPAAVNAEPFDTWMVKLKNIQTSELGNLLSAAQYKEYVSKLD comes from the coding sequence ATGGCAGATACACAAGCAAAAGACGGATATTATTATACGGAAAAACATGAATGGGTCAAAGTCGAAGGTGAGGTGGCTCTCATTGGAATCACTGACTTTGCACAAAATGCACTGGGTGATATTGTATTCATCGACCTTCCGAAACCAGGAAAACAAATCAAAGCTAAAGATAGTCTTGGAACCATTGAATCAGTAAAAGCTGCTGAAGATTTGTATTCACCCATTTCTGGTGAAGTGTTAGAAACCAATGCTAGTCTTGGATCCAATCCAGCAGCAGTGAATGCGGAACCATTTGATACTTGGATGGTAAAATTAAAAAACATCCAAACATCTGAACTCGGAAATCTTTTATCCGCAGCGCAATACAAAGAATACGTATCTAAATTAGATTAA
- a CDS encoding synaptic vesicle VAT-1 family membrane protein, giving the protein MLREVYRIEKTGSIDNLHRKKEPLRPPEGDEVTIEVKAIGLNFADVFSIYGLYSATPKGSFIPGLEFAGKIVKIGEKVKDFEVGDSVFGVTRFGAYATHLNISEKTVFALPKSWSMQDGAAFAVQALTAYYALVPLGQVKEGDHVLIHSAAGGVGIMAGHIAKKKKAITIGLVGDSVKFSILKEVGYDYFLIRSPHFKQEMQKILSDHPLKIVLECLGGHYFQDSYDLLSPMGRLVTYGSANFTPSHSYRNWLSIAYSYLTRPKIDPLSMISDNKSVMGFNLIWLWNEIDELRKHFSDLMMLSLPKQTIGHEFTFDSIHDALSTFQSGQTIGKIVINVP; this is encoded by the coding sequence ATGTTAAGAGAAGTCTACCGCATCGAAAAAACCGGATCTATCGATAACCTTCATCGTAAAAAGGAACCTTTAAGACCACCTGAAGGAGATGAAGTTACGATTGAAGTGAAAGCCATTGGGCTTAACTTCGCAGATGTATTTTCGATTTATGGTTTGTACTCAGCAACACCCAAAGGAAGTTTCATACCTGGTTTGGAATTTGCGGGAAAAATCGTAAAAATAGGCGAAAAAGTTAAGGATTTTGAAGTTGGAGACTCTGTGTTTGGTGTGACAAGGTTCGGAGCTTACGCAACTCATCTTAACATTTCAGAAAAAACTGTATTTGCACTTCCTAAGAGTTGGTCAATGCAAGATGGTGCAGCTTTTGCTGTACAAGCACTCACTGCTTACTATGCTCTTGTTCCACTGGGACAAGTGAAAGAGGGAGATCATGTTCTCATTCATAGTGCTGCTGGTGGCGTGGGAATCATGGCAGGTCACATTGCTAAGAAAAAAAAAGCAATCACCATTGGTCTTGTAGGTGATTCTGTTAAGTTTTCGATCTTAAAAGAGGTTGGTTATGATTATTTTCTCATTAGGTCTCCTCATTTTAAACAAGAGATGCAGAAAATTTTATCAGATCATCCTTTAAAAATAGTTTTAGAATGTTTAGGTGGTCATTATTTTCAGGACAGTTATGATCTCTTATCACCAATGGGTAGGCTAGTTACTTATGGTAGTGCGAACTTCACACCATCACATTCATACCGAAATTGGTTATCGATTGCATATTCTTACCTCACTAGACCAAAAATTGATCCATTATCCATGATTTCAGACAATAAATCGGTGATGGGATTCAATTTAATATGGTTATGGAATGAAATTGATGAACTTCGAAAACATTTTTCCGATTTAATGATGTTATCACTACCAAAACAAACAATAGGACATGAGTTTACGTTTGATTCGATACATGATGCACTCAGTACATTTCAATCGGGACAAACAATAGGTAAGATCGTCATCAATGTTCCGTAG
- a CDS encoding (2Fe-2S) ferredoxin domain-containing protein, translating into MFYEKHVFVCENQRAPGERVSCGNQGSIELLKLLKQKAAKAGIEYKFRVQKSGCLDRCELGPIQVSYPEGKWFAMKTEADVETILEFYLKTNQPEKYNHLIVVDDTVTEEK; encoded by the coding sequence ATGTTTTATGAAAAACATGTATTTGTCTGCGAAAACCAAAGGGCACCCGGCGAACGGGTGTCTTGTGGAAACCAAGGTTCCATCGAACTACTAAAACTACTAAAACAAAAAGCGGCCAAAGCAGGAATTGAATATAAGTTCCGAGTCCAAAAATCCGGTTGTTTGGATCGTTGTGAACTTGGCCCCATCCAAGTATCTTACCCGGAAGGGAAATGGTTTGCTATGAAAACCGAAGCGGATGTAGAAACTATTTTAGAATTTTACCTAAAAACCAACCAACCGGAAAAATACAATCACCTAATCGTTGTAGATGATACCGTAACGGAAGAGAAATAG
- the gcvT gene encoding glycine cleavage system aminomethyltransferase GcvT, with protein sequence MVPESEREKAVELKQTPLHTIHKEMGAKMVPFGGWDMPVQYTGIIQEHLATRSAAGLFDVSHMGEIFVTGNEADVLSFLESVTCNTITGMKVGQVQYNAVVNEDGGLVDDITVYKFSNSKYMICSNASNYPAVTKHLETYKKGNVTVVDDSKNWHQIALQGPKADEIFSKYLGKDLSSILYYHFEEMNWKGETIIVSRTGYTGEDGFEIYTSNALGVNIWKDLLEIGKDFGLVPVGLGARDTLRLEAKYPLYGHELNAEWTPVESGINFIVKEKPSPYLGYERIIADKKNGPKRKVVGIRLMEPGVLRENFPIFSSDGKEIGKSTSGTHSPSRKESLGLAILETEFAKNQMEVFVEIRGQKKLAKVETGAFIQGSVRNNR encoded by the coding sequence ATGGTTCCAGAGTCTGAACGAGAGAAAGCCGTGGAACTAAAACAAACCCCTTTACATACAATTCATAAAGAAATGGGAGCCAAGATGGTTCCTTTTGGCGGATGGGACATGCCAGTTCAATATACTGGAATCATCCAAGAACATTTAGCCACAAGATCTGCTGCGGGACTCTTTGATGTATCCCATATGGGTGAAATTTTTGTCACAGGAAACGAAGCTGATGTTCTTTCTTTTTTAGAATCAGTCACTTGTAACACAATTACTGGGATGAAAGTAGGCCAAGTGCAGTACAATGCAGTGGTAAATGAAGATGGTGGGCTTGTGGATGATATCACTGTTTATAAATTCAGTAATTCAAAGTATATGATTTGTTCGAATGCATCCAATTATCCAGCAGTCACAAAACATTTAGAAACATATAAGAAAGGGAACGTTACTGTTGTTGATGATAGTAAAAACTGGCATCAAATTGCATTACAAGGCCCGAAAGCAGATGAAATTTTTTCTAAATATCTTGGTAAGGACTTAAGTTCTATTCTTTATTATCATTTTGAAGAAATGAATTGGAAAGGAGAAACCATCATTGTATCTCGCACAGGTTATACGGGTGAAGATGGATTTGAAATTTATACATCGAATGCACTCGGTGTCAACATTTGGAAAGATTTATTAGAAATTGGGAAAGATTTTGGTTTGGTTCCCGTAGGTCTTGGCGCACGAGATACACTAAGATTGGAAGCAAAATACCCGCTGTATGGCCATGAATTGAATGCAGAATGGACTCCTGTAGAATCGGGAATCAACTTTATTGTGAAAGAAAAACCTTCCCCGTACTTGGGATATGAAAGGATCATCGCTGACAAAAAGAACGGCCCCAAACGAAAAGTTGTGGGAATTCGCCTCATGGAACCTGGGGTTTTACGAGAAAATTTCCCCATTTTCTCTAGTGATGGGAAAGAAATTGGCAAATCTACTTCGGGAACCCATTCACCCAGCAGGAAAGAATCCCTGGGACTTGCCATTCTCGAGACCGAATTCGCCAAAAACCAGATGGAAGTATTTGTGGAGATTCGTGGACAAAAGAAATTGGCTAAAGTGGAGACTGGCGCTTTCATCCAAGGCAGTGTTCGAAACAATCGCTAA
- a CDS encoding alpha-ketoglutarate-dependent dioxygenase AlkB family protein: protein MHLFQRTDSENLLPYDGVLLYIPDFLPTEEANRTFHSFLEGIEWKPDEAILYGKHITTKRSVAWYAEKGFSYRYSGTTKTALPWSPGLLDLKSKVEIASKEKFNSCLLNLYHDGSEGMAWHSDDETSLRPNSTIASVSLGAERIFRFKHKKTNEPVELQLEHGSLLLMKDVIQRFWLHSLPKAIKVKRPRINLTFRQFGMV, encoded by the coding sequence ATGCACTTGTTTCAAAGAACTGACTCAGAAAATCTTTTACCTTATGACGGGGTTTTGTTGTACATCCCTGATTTTCTCCCCACAGAGGAAGCAAATCGGACATTTCACTCTTTTCTAGAAGGGATCGAATGGAAACCAGATGAGGCCATTCTCTATGGAAAACACATCACCACCAAACGAAGTGTGGCTTGGTATGCGGAAAAAGGATTTTCTTACAGGTATTCAGGAACTACAAAAACAGCACTACCTTGGTCACCTGGCCTTTTAGATTTAAAATCCAAAGTGGAGATAGCCTCCAAAGAAAAATTCAATTCCTGTCTTTTGAATTTATACCATGATGGAAGTGAAGGGATGGCTTGGCATAGCGATGATGAAACTTCTTTACGTCCCAATTCTACCATTGCGTCTGTGAGTTTGGGAGCCGAACGAATCTTTCGATTCAAACATAAAAAAACAAATGAACCAGTGGAATTACAATTAGAACATGGAAGTTTACTTTTAATGAAAGATGTCATCCAAAGATTTTGGTTACATTCTCTTCCAAAAGCGATAAAGGTCAAACGACCAAGAATTAATTTAACCTTTCGTCAATTTGGAATGGTTTGA